The proteins below come from a single Saccharopolyspora sp. SCSIO 74807 genomic window:
- a CDS encoding MaoC family dehydratase, which yields MGSSWPQGAPEVGASAELSREVTDRDIERFTEISGDRNPLHYDEQAAAATRFGGIVVQGGVTSAILNAVVAEELPGPGSVFLNTRFDFQAPVRPGDRITGRVEITEVREDKPITHLDVSVTRDDGTVALSGTAVCYTMPMS from the coding sequence ATGGGTTCAAGCTGGCCGCAGGGGGCGCCCGAGGTGGGCGCCAGCGCAGAGCTCTCGCGGGAGGTCACCGACCGCGATATCGAACGGTTCACCGAAATCAGCGGGGATCGCAATCCGCTGCACTACGACGAGCAGGCCGCGGCGGCCACCAGGTTCGGCGGCATCGTGGTGCAGGGCGGGGTGACCAGCGCGATCCTCAACGCGGTCGTGGCCGAAGAACTGCCCGGCCCCGGATCGGTGTTCCTGAACACCCGCTTCGACTTCCAGGCACCGGTGCGTCCCGGAGACCGGATCACCGGCCGGGTCGAGATCACCGAAGTCCGCGAGGACAAGCCGATCACGCACCTGGACGTGTCGGTCACCCGCGACGACGGAACGGTGGCACTGAGCGGCACCGCCGTCTGCTACACGATGCCGATGTCCTGA
- a CDS encoding TetR family transcriptional regulator, with protein sequence MTRKTARAERADATRERILSAAERLFAEHGLFAVSNRQVSEAAGQGNNAAVGYHFGTKTDLVRAIVRRHNDDIEQRRLGLVESVGESTEVRDWVACMVRPTTEHLADLDVPAWYSRFCAQVMTDPGFRSIMVEESLGAPSLHRALAGLNRCLPDMPADVRAERFDMVRQLMVHIPAERERALDEGTATPRATWYEAATGLIDAITGLWLAPVSAPRSRAGDGEHA encoded by the coding sequence ATGACCCGCAAGACCGCCCGTGCCGAACGCGCCGACGCGACCAGGGAGCGGATCCTGTCCGCGGCCGAGCGGCTGTTCGCCGAACACGGCCTGTTCGCGGTTTCCAATCGCCAGGTCAGCGAGGCGGCCGGGCAGGGCAACAACGCCGCGGTGGGCTACCACTTCGGCACCAAGACGGACCTGGTGCGCGCGATCGTGCGCAGGCACAACGACGACATCGAACAGCGGCGGCTGGGCCTGGTCGAGTCGGTGGGCGAGTCCACCGAAGTCCGGGACTGGGTGGCCTGCATGGTCCGCCCGACCACCGAACACCTCGCCGACCTGGACGTGCCCGCCTGGTACTCCCGGTTCTGCGCGCAGGTGATGACCGATCCGGGCTTCCGTTCGATCATGGTCGAGGAGTCGCTCGGCGCACCGTCGCTACACCGGGCCCTCGCGGGGCTGAACCGCTGCCTGCCCGACATGCCCGCGGACGTGCGAGCGGAGCGGTTCGACATGGTCCGGCAGCTGATGGTGCACATCCCTGCCGAACGCGAGCGCGCGCTCGACGAGGGCACCGCCACTCCCCGCGCCACCTGGTACGAGGCGGCGACCGGGCTGATCGATGCGATCACCGGATTGTGGCTGGCTCCGGTCAGCGCACCCCGTTCCCGGGCCGGCGACGGAGAGCACGCGTGA
- a CDS encoding terpene synthase family protein: MQPFQLPEFYMAHPARLNPHLQRARRHSKTWAYEMDMIDVPQQGVPIWDEQDFDSHDYALLCAYTHPDADGEALDLVTDWYVWVFYFDDHFLELYKRTPDIAAAREHLDRLALFMPVDGAITEEPRNPVELGLADLWSRTVPARSADWRRRFAESTRNLLDESLWELANISRDRLSNPIEYVEMRRKVGGAPWSANLVEHAVNAEVPAEIAATRPMEVLRDTFADAVHLRNDLFSYEREVLDEGELSNGVLVFERFLDCSTQQAADAVNDLLTSRLHQFEHTAFTEVPALFEEHAVDPGSRAGVFAYVKGLQDWQSGGHEWHMRSSRYMNEDTREDPVPGTDPTADGQVLGGPTGLGTSAARIAVSLAQTAPQRARSFQHVPYERVGPTPPQNMHMPFTARSNPNREHSREHTVEWAHRMGMLDGVVWDERMIRDFDLSLCASGIHPDGAAEELDLSTDWLSWGTYGDDYYPVIFGRTGDFAGAKACTERLRSFMPVDDTPPPLPANALERALSDLWVRTTAEMDLAARRTFRRAIEVMIDSWLWELGNQLQNRIPDPVDYVEMRRRTFGSDLTMSLCRISHGWAVPPEIYRTRTIQAIENSAADYACLLNDVFSFQKEIEFEGELHNGILVVQNFLDCDRERAVGVVVDLMNARMSQFQHVVAEELPTLFEQHELDQDARDALLGYVEELQNWMSGILVWHAGCHRYVESALRHQPAAAPVAAATVLGGPTGLGTSAARIAAELGTAAG, translated from the coding sequence GTGCAACCGTTCCAGCTGCCCGAGTTCTACATGGCTCATCCGGCGAGGCTGAACCCGCACCTGCAGCGCGCCCGGCGGCACAGCAAGACCTGGGCATACGAGATGGACATGATCGACGTCCCGCAGCAGGGCGTCCCGATCTGGGACGAGCAGGACTTCGACTCGCACGACTACGCGCTGCTGTGCGCCTACACCCACCCGGACGCCGACGGCGAAGCGCTCGACCTGGTCACCGACTGGTACGTGTGGGTCTTCTACTTCGACGACCACTTCCTGGAGCTGTACAAGCGGACCCCGGACATCGCGGCGGCCCGCGAGCACCTCGATCGGCTCGCCCTGTTCATGCCGGTGGACGGCGCGATCACCGAAGAACCGCGCAACCCCGTGGAACTCGGCCTCGCGGACCTGTGGAGCCGCACCGTCCCGGCCCGCTCCGCGGACTGGCGGCGCCGGTTCGCCGAGAGCACCCGCAACCTGCTCGACGAGTCGCTGTGGGAACTGGCCAACATCAGCCGGGACCGGCTGTCCAACCCGATCGAATACGTCGAAATGCGGCGCAAGGTCGGCGGCGCCCCGTGGTCGGCGAACCTGGTCGAGCACGCGGTGAACGCGGAGGTGCCTGCCGAGATCGCCGCGACCCGGCCGATGGAGGTCCTGCGCGACACCTTCGCCGACGCGGTGCACCTGCGCAACGACCTGTTCTCCTACGAGCGGGAAGTGCTCGACGAAGGCGAGCTGTCCAACGGCGTGCTGGTCTTCGAGCGATTCCTGGACTGCTCGACGCAGCAGGCCGCGGACGCGGTCAACGACCTGCTCACGTCCCGGCTGCACCAGTTCGAGCACACCGCGTTCACCGAGGTGCCCGCGCTGTTCGAGGAGCACGCCGTCGATCCGGGCTCCCGCGCCGGGGTGTTCGCCTACGTCAAAGGGCTGCAGGACTGGCAATCCGGCGGACACGAGTGGCACATGCGCTCCAGCCGCTACATGAACGAGGACACCCGCGAGGACCCGGTGCCTGGTACCGACCCCACGGCTGACGGGCAGGTCCTGGGCGGGCCGACCGGACTGGGAACCTCGGCGGCACGGATCGCGGTGTCCCTGGCGCAGACGGCGCCGCAGCGGGCGCGCAGCTTCCAGCACGTGCCCTACGAGCGAGTCGGCCCGACACCACCGCAGAACATGCACATGCCGTTCACCGCGCGCTCGAATCCCAACCGGGAGCACTCCCGCGAGCACACCGTCGAGTGGGCGCACCGCATGGGCATGTTGGACGGGGTGGTGTGGGACGAGCGCATGATCCGCGACTTCGATCTGTCGTTGTGCGCCTCCGGCATCCACCCGGACGGCGCGGCCGAGGAACTGGACCTCAGCACCGACTGGCTGAGCTGGGGCACCTACGGCGACGACTACTACCCGGTGATCTTCGGGCGCACCGGCGACTTCGCAGGCGCGAAAGCCTGCACCGAGCGGTTGCGGTCGTTCATGCCGGTGGACGACACCCCTCCCCCGCTGCCCGCCAATGCTCTGGAACGAGCCCTGAGCGATCTGTGGGTGCGCACCACGGCCGAGATGGATCTGGCGGCCCGCCGCACGTTCCGCCGGGCCATCGAGGTGATGATCGACAGCTGGCTCTGGGAACTCGGCAACCAGCTGCAGAACCGAATTCCGGACCCGGTCGACTACGTCGAGATGCGCCGCCGGACCTTCGGCTCGGACCTCACGATGAGCCTCTGCCGGATTTCGCACGGGTGGGCCGTGCCACCGGAGATCTACCGGACACGCACGATCCAGGCCATCGAGAACTCGGCCGCCGACTACGCCTGCCTGCTCAACGACGTGTTCTCCTTCCAGAAGGAGATCGAGTTCGAAGGCGAACTGCACAACGGGATTCTGGTGGTGCAGAACTTCCTGGACTGCGATCGGGAGCGTGCGGTGGGCGTCGTCGTGGATTTGATGAACGCCCGGATGAGCCAGTTCCAGCACGTGGTGGCCGAGGAATTGCCGACGTTGTTCGAGCAGCACGAACTCGACCAGGACGCGCGGGATGCCCTGCTGGGCTACGTCGAAGAGCTGCAGAACTGGATGTCCGGGATCCTCGTATGGCACGCCGGGTGTCATCGGTATGTGGAATCAGCTTTGCGGCACCAGCCGGCAGCGGCACCGGTCGCCGCAGCCACGGTGCTCGGCGGGCCCACCGGACTGGGCACCTCGGCAGCGCGAATCGCCGCCGAACTCGGCACCGCTGCGGGCTGA
- a CDS encoding class I SAM-dependent methyltransferase: MRTGEQRDEALLPMQRGGRRLCGLRAALTDDDPTRADPAFARLVRELFDPASAGPVDVVGLTGVITGRPHPNRARVALLLGLLAGEDRARPHFAEQVRDAVRGDLEAHLSVLLSAETEPALRAALLHLLAHLPEERSGILPAVCRCADEEDISRVRRCLTAPRPGEPGSVAGLGRAWPSPVHWRPAPERPPERPRGPAELTELWRSETMALLAYLGARAEHEIHHAVGWPDLAGFSVPLPETDVRCAYRELLEHDPIVAEHYEDVVRPAVRNLLGGNWEDLVTTRDEDAYLRRNLRAAPGPVLDLACGTGRWTRVLAEQFGPDRVVGLDLSRVALDAAGSAVPGARFTEGDARALPFPDGYLGAVNCSDALHLLPDVEQVVAEVARCLHPAGTFTVSSFRWAQRPFQRWLQRRHEQVFGIRSFDPARLSAVLTAAGLDIVDSSGPGSFLFLTARRRRDPNRPLR, from the coding sequence ATGCGCACGGGCGAGCAACGGGACGAGGCACTGCTACCGATGCAACGAGGCGGCCGCCGGCTTTGCGGCTTGCGCGCCGCGCTGACCGACGACGACCCGACGCGGGCCGATCCCGCGTTCGCCCGGCTCGTCCGGGAACTGTTCGACCCTGCCTCGGCGGGGCCGGTGGACGTGGTCGGGCTGACCGGAGTGATCACCGGACGGCCGCATCCCAACCGCGCGCGGGTGGCCTTGCTGCTCGGGTTGCTCGCCGGCGAGGACCGCGCCCGCCCGCACTTCGCCGAGCAGGTGCGCGATGCCGTCCGCGGGGATTTGGAAGCGCACCTTTCGGTGCTGTTGTCGGCCGAAACCGAGCCGGCCCTGCGCGCCGCACTGCTGCATCTGCTCGCGCACCTTCCGGAGGAACGAAGCGGCATCCTGCCCGCCGTCTGCCGGTGCGCGGACGAGGAGGACATCAGCAGGGTGCGCCGGTGCCTGACCGCGCCGAGACCGGGCGAGCCGGGCTCGGTGGCCGGGCTGGGCCGCGCGTGGCCGTCGCCGGTGCACTGGCGTCCCGCTCCCGAGCGGCCTCCGGAACGTCCGCGCGGACCCGCGGAGCTGACCGAACTGTGGCGATCGGAAACTATGGCGCTGCTCGCGTACTTGGGGGCGCGGGCCGAACACGAGATCCACCACGCGGTGGGATGGCCGGACCTCGCCGGTTTTTCGGTGCCGCTGCCCGAGACCGACGTCCGTTGCGCTTACCGCGAGTTGCTGGAGCACGACCCGATAGTGGCCGAGCACTACGAGGACGTCGTCCGACCCGCGGTGCGGAACCTGCTGGGCGGCAACTGGGAAGACTTGGTGACCACTCGGGACGAAGACGCTTACCTGCGGCGCAACCTGCGGGCCGCGCCCGGGCCGGTGCTCGATCTGGCGTGCGGCACCGGCCGCTGGACTCGGGTGCTGGCCGAGCAGTTCGGCCCGGACCGGGTGGTCGGACTGGACCTGTCCCGGGTCGCGCTCGATGCGGCCGGATCGGCGGTACCGGGCGCGCGGTTCACCGAGGGAGACGCCAGGGCGCTGCCGTTCCCGGACGGCTACCTGGGCGCGGTGAACTGCTCGGACGCGCTGCACCTGCTGCCGGACGTCGAGCAGGTCGTCGCCGAGGTCGCACGCTGCCTGCACCCGGCGGGGACGTTCACGGTGAGCAGTTTCCGATGGGCGCAGCGTCCGTTCCAACGGTGGCTGCAACGGCGGCACGAGCAGGTTTTCGGGATCCGCTCGTTCGATCCCGCACGGCTTTCCGCGGTGCTGACCGCGGCCGGGCTGGACATCGTGGATTCCAGCGGTCCCGGCTCGTTCCTGTTCCTGACCGCCCGCAGGAGGCGCGATCCGAACAGACCGTTGCGCTGA
- a CDS encoding PLP-dependent cysteine synthase family protein yields the protein MTVTGAPVAPRCESAIDLIGNTPMLRVRTPISFAHPGFWAKLEGTAPGGMKARAARSMLAGARSRGELAPGGTVVESTSGTLGIGLACVGSAMGHPVVIVADDELDDMTRALLRAHGVRLELVREPHPRGGWQRARLDRVRELMRTLPDPYWPDQYNNPDNVTGYHELGHELLDQLGDVDAVVCSVGTGGHSAGIAQVLRTHRPDARVVGVDAAGSTVFGDPAAKRLMRGLGSSIHPDNVDYGVFDEVHWVGAAEAVHGCRTLAADAFVTGGWSTGAVALVASWCARELDSDRVAAVFPDGPHRYWHTIYDDDFRAEHGLTGSAVAPQDVDSSDVDGPVGWRRSHRVVDPCTRRAARSECPVCGQERS from the coding sequence GTGACCGTGACGGGAGCTCCGGTGGCCCCGAGGTGCGAGTCCGCGATCGATCTCATCGGCAACACGCCGATGCTTCGGGTGCGCACACCGATTTCGTTCGCACACCCGGGTTTTTGGGCGAAGCTGGAGGGAACGGCGCCCGGCGGCATGAAGGCCAGGGCGGCGCGCTCGATGCTTGCGGGCGCACGCAGTCGCGGCGAGCTGGCGCCTGGCGGCACCGTGGTCGAGTCCACGAGCGGCACGCTCGGCATCGGGCTGGCTTGCGTCGGCTCGGCCATGGGGCACCCGGTCGTGATCGTGGCGGACGACGAACTCGACGACATGACTCGCGCGTTGCTGCGCGCCCACGGCGTCCGGTTGGAGCTGGTGCGCGAGCCACATCCGCGCGGCGGCTGGCAGCGCGCCCGGCTGGACCGGGTGCGGGAGCTGATGCGCACGTTGCCGGATCCGTACTGGCCGGACCAGTACAACAACCCGGACAACGTCACCGGCTACCACGAGCTCGGCCATGAGCTGCTGGATCAGCTCGGTGACGTGGACGCGGTGGTGTGCAGCGTCGGCACCGGCGGGCACAGCGCCGGAATCGCGCAGGTGCTGCGCACGCACCGACCGGACGCACGGGTCGTCGGGGTGGATGCGGCCGGTTCCACGGTCTTCGGCGACCCCGCCGCGAAACGGCTGATGCGCGGGCTGGGCAGCAGCATCCACCCGGACAACGTCGACTACGGCGTGTTCGACGAGGTGCATTGGGTGGGCGCCGCGGAGGCGGTGCACGGCTGCCGCACGCTGGCCGCGGACGCGTTCGTGACCGGTGGCTGGAGCACCGGCGCGGTCGCGCTGGTGGCGTCCTGGTGTGCGCGGGAGCTGGATTCCGACCGGGTCGCGGCGGTGTTCCCGGATGGTCCGCACCGCTACTGGCACACGATTTACGACGATGATTTCCGCGCCGAGCACGGGTTGACCGGCTCGGCGGTGGCACCGCAGGACGTGGACTCGTCCGATGTGGACGGTCCGGTTGGATGGAGGAGGTCGCACCGAGTGGTGGATCCGTGTACCCGGCGAGCGGCACGGTCGGAGTGCCCGGTCTGCGGGCAGGAGCGGTCATGA
- a CDS encoding MFS transporter, with product MNRAAFARLSPAAKLLVINQFGINVGFYMLMPFLASYMSDRLGYGAAVVGLVLGVRNLSQQGMFLLGGTAADRLGCRPMIIAGCALRIVSFGLFAVFTSLPGLFAAAILTGLAGALFNPAVRTYLMHESGERRAEVFAVFNVFQHAGTLVGPLLGALLLTVDFRLIALVACVAFAVLTAAQLFVLPHREVEKQQQSVLGSWREVVLNRRFVAFTLSLSAYFALYNQLYLTLPLEAQRVSGFSQSVAVVFGISTLIGVFGQVRITEWCRGRWSSGRSIVIGLCCMGGSFVPVSLAAPMLPEHAGPVVAFVPVVVATVLFTVGQAMTNPFAMELLPQLGSERLTGTYYGFYYLVSSLAAAGVSWMAGALLDEFAAPAGRWVPWLALLLVGLAGAAGTAAMERRGSLAPARSEEQPATT from the coding sequence ATGAACAGGGCCGCGTTCGCCAGGTTGTCCCCGGCGGCGAAGCTGCTGGTGATCAACCAGTTCGGCATCAACGTCGGCTTCTACATGCTGATGCCGTTCCTGGCCTCGTACATGAGCGACCGGCTCGGTTACGGCGCCGCGGTGGTCGGGCTGGTGCTCGGCGTCCGCAACCTCAGCCAGCAGGGCATGTTCCTGCTCGGCGGCACGGCGGCGGACCGGCTGGGCTGCCGTCCGATGATCATCGCGGGTTGTGCGCTGCGGATCGTCTCGTTCGGCCTGTTCGCGGTGTTCACCTCGCTGCCCGGGTTGTTCGCGGCGGCGATCCTGACCGGGCTGGCCGGTGCGCTGTTCAACCCGGCGGTGCGCACCTACCTGATGCACGAGTCGGGGGAGCGCCGCGCCGAGGTCTTCGCCGTGTTCAACGTGTTCCAGCACGCGGGCACGCTGGTCGGGCCGCTGCTGGGCGCGTTGTTGCTGACGGTGGACTTCCGGCTGATCGCGCTCGTGGCGTGCGTGGCGTTCGCGGTGCTGACCGCGGCGCAGCTGTTCGTGCTGCCGCACCGGGAGGTCGAGAAGCAGCAGCAGAGCGTGCTCGGCAGCTGGCGCGAGGTCGTGCTCAACCGCCGGTTCGTGGCGTTCACGCTGTCGCTGTCGGCGTACTTCGCGCTCTACAACCAGCTGTACCTGACCTTGCCGCTGGAGGCGCAGCGCGTTTCCGGGTTCTCGCAGTCGGTCGCGGTGGTGTTCGGGATCTCCACGCTGATCGGCGTGTTCGGGCAGGTGCGGATCACCGAGTGGTGCCGCGGGCGGTGGAGTTCGGGCCGCTCGATCGTCATCGGCTTGTGCTGCATGGGCGGCTCTTTCGTGCCGGTTTCGCTGGCTGCGCCGATGCTGCCGGAGCACGCCGGGCCGGTGGTGGCGTTCGTGCCGGTCGTGGTGGCCACCGTGTTGTTCACGGTCGGTCAGGCGATGACGAACCCGTTCGCGATGGAACTGCTGCCGCAGTTGGGCAGCGAGCGGCTGACCGGTACCTACTACGGCTTCTACTACCTGGTCTCCAGCTTGGCCGCGGCCGGCGTGAGCTGGATGGCCGGAGCGCTGCTCGACGAGTTCGCCGCACCGGCGGGACGGTGGGTGCCGTGGCTGGCGTTGCTGCTGGTCGGTTTGGCGGGCGCCGCAGGCACCGCCGCGATGGAGCGTCGTGGGTCGCTCGCACCGGCTCGGAGCGAGGAACAGCCCGCTACGACCTGA
- a CDS encoding selenium-binding protein SBP56-related protein — MTDPTFYRSPAEAIAAPSEQLAYVAAFDRSGQRPDAMTVVDVNPDSAGYGRVVGWTDMPGKGDELHHFGWNACSSALKHEGHDMDGLSRRYLIVPGLRSSQLHVLDTAGDPRSPVLTKTVSAAELAAKAGYSRPHTLHCGPDGVFMTCLGGSNGSDGPGGIALLDHDTFDVLRKWETDRGPQHFAYDAWWHLNRNTLVSSEWGTPSMIEDGLVPEQLLGHQYGHALHFWNLRTGEHEQRVDLGEQHQMVLELRPSHDPEAEWGFAGVVISTEDLSASVWRWYREGGQWTADKVITVPAEPAEADLLPPALKPFGAVPPMITDIDLSVDDRFLYVSCWGTGELKQFDVTDPALPRETGSVHLGGIVRRRPHPAAPASPLSGGPQMVEISRDGRRVYLTNSLYGAWDDQFYPDGVGAWMAKLDADPAGGLTVDESFFPHGEDFRGLRVHQVRLQGGDASSDSYCYR; from the coding sequence ATGACCGATCCGACGTTCTACCGCAGTCCCGCCGAAGCCATCGCGGCCCCGAGCGAACAGCTCGCCTACGTCGCGGCGTTCGACCGTTCCGGGCAGCGGCCCGACGCGATGACGGTCGTCGACGTGAACCCGGACTCCGCCGGGTACGGCCGCGTCGTCGGTTGGACCGACATGCCGGGCAAGGGCGACGAGCTGCACCACTTCGGCTGGAACGCGTGCAGCAGCGCCCTCAAGCACGAGGGCCACGACATGGACGGGTTGTCCAGGCGGTACCTGATCGTGCCGGGCTTGCGGTCTTCGCAGCTGCACGTGCTGGACACCGCCGGTGATCCGCGCAGTCCCGTCTTGACCAAGACGGTCTCCGCCGCCGAACTGGCCGCGAAAGCCGGTTATTCCCGTCCGCACACGCTGCACTGCGGTCCGGACGGGGTGTTCATGACCTGTCTCGGCGGTTCCAACGGCTCGGACGGTCCGGGCGGCATCGCGCTGCTCGATCACGACACGTTCGACGTGCTGCGCAAGTGGGAGACCGATCGGGGACCGCAGCACTTCGCATATGACGCCTGGTGGCACCTCAACCGGAACACCCTAGTCAGCAGCGAGTGGGGCACGCCCTCGATGATCGAGGACGGGCTCGTGCCGGAGCAGTTGCTCGGGCACCAGTACGGTCACGCACTGCACTTCTGGAACCTGCGCACCGGCGAGCACGAGCAGCGGGTCGATCTCGGCGAGCAGCACCAGATGGTGCTGGAGCTGCGGCCCTCGCACGATCCCGAGGCGGAGTGGGGCTTCGCCGGAGTCGTGATCAGCACCGAGGACCTGTCCGCCTCGGTGTGGCGGTGGTACCGCGAAGGCGGGCAGTGGACCGCGGACAAGGTCATCACGGTGCCGGCCGAACCGGCCGAAGCGGATCTGCTGCCGCCCGCGCTGAAACCGTTCGGCGCGGTGCCGCCGATGATCACCGACATCGACCTGTCCGTGGACGACCGGTTCCTCTACGTCTCCTGCTGGGGGACCGGGGAACTCAAGCAGTTCGACGTCACCGACCCCGCGCTGCCGCGGGAGACCGGTTCGGTGCACCTGGGCGGAATCGTGCGCCGCCGTCCGCACCCCGCCGCACCTGCTTCGCCGCTCTCCGGCGGTCCGCAGATGGTCGAGATCAGCCGCGACGGGCGGCGCGTTTACCTGACGAACTCGCTCTACGGTGCTTGGGACGACCAGTTCTATCCGGACGGCGTCGGTGCTTGGATGGCCAAGCTGGACGCCGACCCGGCCGGTGGACTCACGGTGGACGAGTCGTTCTTCCCGCACGGCGAGGATTTCCGCGGCCTGCGGGTGCACCAGGTGCGCTTGCAGGGCGGCGACGCCTCTTCCGACTCCTACTGCTACCGCTGA
- a CDS encoding DUF397 domain-containing protein: MEHDPVLTGAGWRKSSRSTTNASCVEVAVTADRVGVRDTKDRPGGVLSFSPQRWRDFLSTLTTDVE; encoded by the coding sequence ATGGAGCATGATCCCGTCCTGACCGGTGCTGGTTGGCGCAAGTCCAGCCGCAGCACTACCAACGCCTCGTGCGTCGAGGTAGCGGTGACCGCTGACCGGGTCGGCGTACGGGACACCAAAGACCGCCCCGGCGGCGTGCTCTCGTTCTCCCCGCAACGCTGGCGCGACTTCCTCAGCACACTCACGACCGACGTGGAGTGA
- a CDS encoding helix-turn-helix transcriptional regulator, whose product MPPTSPAVASWTLGLRLRRKRENLGITSSQASKRAPIAPTYLSDVERGKKNLSQERLEALIKLYELPDDESEQLRLLRQEANQRGWWARYSAMFSDDLLRYFGYEHGAETVRSYDGGLVHGLLQTEEYARAITQAGSPNVRLAEVDRRVEVRMLRQQRLTGSDPLHLVAVMSEAALRQQVGGAGVLAAQLEHLLDLAERLPENLDIRVVPYTATGHHAMGGSTFHLVNFPSGDVPALAWQETVTSAELIVDPIRTREYDIAHGEATRSALNRSTSLELIAELRSAIG is encoded by the coding sequence ATGCCACCCACCTCACCTGCCGTCGCAAGCTGGACACTGGGTCTGCGTCTCCGCAGGAAACGGGAAAATCTCGGGATAACCAGCTCGCAGGCGAGCAAGCGCGCCCCCATCGCGCCGACCTACCTGTCCGATGTGGAACGCGGCAAGAAGAACCTCTCCCAGGAACGACTTGAGGCGCTGATCAAGCTCTACGAGCTTCCCGACGACGAGTCGGAACAACTGCGCCTACTGCGACAGGAAGCCAACCAGCGCGGCTGGTGGGCACGGTACTCGGCCATGTTCAGCGACGACCTCCTGCGCTACTTCGGTTATGAGCACGGCGCGGAGACCGTCCGCTCCTACGACGGCGGCCTGGTCCACGGATTGCTCCAAACCGAGGAGTACGCACGCGCGATCACACAAGCGGGCAGCCCGAACGTGCGGCTGGCAGAGGTGGACCGCCGGGTTGAGGTTCGGATGCTGCGCCAGCAGCGCTTGACCGGCTCGGACCCACTGCATCTCGTCGCAGTGATGAGCGAAGCGGCGCTACGGCAACAGGTCGGCGGAGCGGGTGTTCTCGCCGCGCAGCTCGAGCACTTGCTTGATTTGGCCGAACGCTTGCCGGAGAACCTCGACATCCGTGTCGTGCCGTACACGGCGACGGGACATCACGCGATGGGCGGGTCGACGTTTCATCTCGTCAACTTCCCGAGCGGTGATGTACCCGCCCTCGCCTGGCAAGAGACGGTCACCTCCGCCGAACTCATCGTCGACCCGATCCGGACTCGCGAGTACGACATCGCTCACGGCGAAGCCACGAGGTCGGCTCTGAACCGGAGCACCTCGCTAGAGCTCATCGCGGAGCTTCGTAGCGCGATAGGGTGA